Below is a window of Populus trichocarpa isolate Nisqually-1 chromosome 3, P.trichocarpa_v4.1, whole genome shotgun sequence DNA.
gtcattggaggcttacatggtcgttaacttcagtgcccgtgggattaatcgaggtgcgcacaagctggcccggacacccacgttaaactaaaaaaaaaagaatagatttaaaaaaaataaaatttgaagtttgatttgGCTTTTAATGCTTTAAAAGTGGATTGAAATCATTTTCTAAGTTCCTTGTTATTGTTTTAAGGCATTTTGCTTTAAAGAGGATGAAAAAAGACGAGTTTTTTAGGGTTCGGTGTCACAAATGTAGCTCTTCAGTAACTAACTAACCATGCCTTGCATTGGTTGGCATGCTCCCcctctttttattgctttttaatttttttaaacattatttgatcattttattatttttaaaaataatcattcatttttttattaaaataaaaaataaaaatatctcttcatgtttatttatcttctatctaaataaatattcacaAAATTACTCtcgatattatatattttacatcGAAATAATACATCAGAAACACGTATATACATGTAATTTTGCTAACAATTTAAATGTATCATAATAAAGTGTCatagatatttaaaatatagtctacatgaaatattttaaatatgttcTTTATggtatatttatgttttttaagttttacatttcttcttaattataGTTTGGggtttcaaaaaattagaaaaaaatataattatttttaaaattttagttatgatttttttatataacctgTCATTTCGCTAGTATGTTTAtcaaaatttctcaatttcatctctatgttaataattttcaatttaccACATGTATTATCTGATTTTGTTAGAATTTAATTCAatgtcaataaaaataacatgggAAATAAGAATACACTAaactcaaaaatttaaattgcaaTGAGTTTCACCCAgaaccaataataataaaaaccaaatatgaGAAAAAGACACTAATACCCCTATTTCaatgggttaatttttttgttcttaaggtCATACAcgtaattttattgtattctaaaaaaaaaagacaacaacacTTGTGTTCTAtaatgctagtttttttttcagggctattttagttttttttattattcataaatatattgaatggACAAAAATATTCCcaaacaaattcataattaatgcatcgtatgaaaaaaatatatatataaaaagcaatttttttgggaaggacaaaaaaaaaatcactgtaCTGTAATGGTAAGtagaaaaatatgagaaatacTTCAGTGtttttactttctattttagttgttttgtaattttcaaaacGATGTCTCTACATTATTTGATGAGGTATGTTTGTTGCCTAGTTAcattcaaaaggtttttttggttCACAGATGGCTTGTTGAAGAAACAACTAGGCCCAttctcaaggaaaaaaaacaagtaggCCCAATATCTAATTTGGTattactattataaatttttatttaaattttaataatttgttatcaattattatatatttcatatgaaaataataatattaataataatttttccatGAGAATTGgatacaaattgttttttttattaaagttttaaagttattaaatagattttgaatatgattttataacatttatgatttttttagctttcaattacacataaaatatgaatatactattttaatatttttttttaacttgctttgacaattataaaatatttttgtcttaaGAGAAACATTGATTCCATGTAAAAACATTGCATTCTttaagataaataagaaatacatcaattaaaacttttatcttgatggaaacaaaatcaaaacaattgtatttttgtgtttgataaaaacaaagaattctctaagatctgaaaaaaaatttaaatttcttttttatccgtCATACAAAGTGTGAGTATACAAATTAGTGAGACTATATAAGTTAAAGACTAGATTATTGGCCTGTTTTATGTTGtagatcaaatcaattttttaacgTGAAACAAATAACTAGGcattgttaatgtatttttcaatagaaaagaaatttaaaccATGTGAAAATTGATCTAATATGACCCGATTATCTTGACTTAAAGACAACCTAAATTaccagtaaaaatatagtttgactcaaaataaatatttaaaatgatttttttatataaatattgagatgacaacaCTTTGGATTGATTTggatcaacccgggttaaccttcCAATCCGTATGCCGAGTCATAAGatataaccttataaaaaataaatcaaaacaaattataaaacgtaattttcaataatcttaagtttgaaggatgaaattgaaaaaataaatcaattaaaaaatatataaaaaaatgaccaaaatcAACTCGGTATAACCTGTTAAACCCATGACTTGATTCACGAGTAGGGatgacaatttaatttgaacctGAGGATACCGACCCAACTTGACTTGAATGTGTAGGAATTTTTTGGACCTGATAAATAATGGGTAGGGTATGAATATTGTCAAATTCGACCTGAAATCCGTCTTGACCTaacccaaaatatatatttgtattatacatatatatttatagaatatatagattttttaaaatatgatatgatatatacataccttaatattgacataaaacacacacacaaacacgcGTGCgcgcatacatatatatttatcattttatcatatacatacttcaaatatatatattaactatatttattttttattgattaataaataatagtagatAATAGATACCCATTGAACACTCAAAACTCGATGGATAGTTTATGAATATCTAAATTTCTTACCCAATGGATAATGAGAAGGGTATGAATATTAAGAAATTCAACTCGCGGGTACTTATTGCCATCCCtaatcatgagatcaagataacccaataaaaaataaattgaaacaaattatgaaactcaattcctaatcaacctagtattgaaagataaaattgataaataaaaaaatagtttaaaaaagaatacaaaaaaaCTACTTGAATATAtctgtcaaactcgtgacccgacTTATAAGAcagagataaccttataaaaaacaaacagaaacaaatcctaaaatctagttttcaattaacccaatgttaaaggataaaataaaaataaaaattcaatcaggaaaaaattaaaaaaaacttgagtcaacctatCAAACTCGCGGTTTGGATTATGAGACTaatataatcttataaaaaaataaattaatttttttataaaacttaattctctATTAATCTATgttgtagaataaaaaaaactagaaaaaaaaaccgatcccCTCctcttttggtttattttttaataatgttaatgttagtatttgagaattttattttatactatttcttaaggctatgtttgtttcccgaaattcactttccgggaaaccactttccaaactttcctgtgtttgtttgacattaggaaagttggtcaacggaaaacactttccagtcaaaggaaaatttggcttgattttcaggaaagtattttcctgtaaaatttgggcggaaaacattttttgaaaattgtgaaaaatttagaaatgtcatattatttgctaattatatcaaatttggtcttcaaacttttgattgctatacgtattttgctttgaatatttattttttaatttcatctcttaaaatttaatttttatattaactttggttctcatttttataattgttatttgctttttccttatcattttttattgaaattttttatctatcaagtttggtcctcattcttttgattgttacttattgtttttgaaataatttatgaaatgttaattattattattttaatttctttatcttttattattttttattttttagatttgatctctattattttaattattatttattttatttgagataatttatgaaatattattttttttcaatttcattctcattcaactttttaatttgtaagatttgttcctcattattttaataaacttgagaaaaataaaatattaaaaagttattttccagctcattttccatgacataattaaacactaaaaattatttttcaatttattttttattacactatcatacatcagaaaataatttactttttcaaaattaattatttttttaaaaattatttttcagcaaacaaatggCTCTAAAAAATAGAGAACCGGAAAATACTGTCTATTTTGGTAATTATACATTACACCTCCGTCTTCACACTCAAACTAACTTCGGCATTTCCCACACCTTCCTTAACTAACATCAAATccaaactaataaataaatcccCAAATTCTAGGTTTCAAAATCtctaaaaatccaaacaaaaaatcctaaaaattctCTCCTTTCAATGAGATTACCAGGGGCAGACCTCTTCGGTCCTCGAATTGGAATGGACTCGGACTTCTCTCCGGTCGAGTATCGGTCTGACTATGATTTCGGTTTCGCTTTCAATGACAGTAATTTCTCCGATAGGGTCTTAAAGATTGAGATCGTTGCTGATTTGCCAGATGCAAAATCAGTCGGTGATGGTTGTTCTAGCATCACTGAGTGGGCCCGTaacagaaagagaagaagagaggataTTATGAAAGATAAAGGTCAGTacttgtttttgatttttttctttctgattttttttatgtgaatttgaATAATTGGGAGTTATTTGGATTGATGATCTTTGGAAATTAGTATTGCCAAAGTTGTAGAATTTTGGTATAATGTGTTAACTGGAttagaagtaattttttttttttgctgatcgGGAACCATTAGTTTTACTTTAATGTGTAATTGTTGgcattacaaattgatttttttttttgaatttttatgtgaATTTGAACGTTATGTTTCCAAAGTAAGGAAATTTAGGATATAATTGTTGATGGGAATTGTTGGTCTTTAGTGTTTTTAAGTGTCATTGGATAATTTAGagttatcactttttttttttaaagtaatggGATTTTGATGTTAcctgagtgtttgtttttgctttacaacttttttttcaaactgtttttctctgaaaaagcatcaaattgatgttctttaggtgtttttagatgattttgatgtgctgatgtaaaaaaaaaaaaaaaaaaaattgaaaaaaaataatcattttgatgcattttcaattgaaaattacttttaaaaacatcacTGCACCACAATACGAAACATACTCATAATGTCTTTTATGTATAAACAGTGATGAAGTTGTTGCATTTGGAACTGTCAGTTTACTTTAAAGTTCCAATATTTAGCCATATTGggttctttgattttcttttttataataaaatattttaattattgtccATGTTGATATTGGTTTTACTGATTTAGAAACTGGTTTACACTTTGTGGCATTTAGCTGTGGAAGTTGTGGGGCAAAACAAGGACGAGCAGGTACTGAATTTTAATATTCCAGACACAGAGAATAATGTGGCTTATGAAAATCAAGATGTAGAAGCTGTAGTCATGACTGAGGGGTCTCCTACAGATGCTCAATTGGATTTTAATCAACGtggtatttttcttattttattttattctataatcttttcttttgtggTCACTTGCATGCAAGCTTTAGCGATTGCCCCGTTAAAACAGCATTCTGTTTGTATGATTGGCTGTTTTAATTGTGTAGGTGATGCTGCTGGTCCAAGCAGTGACTCATCCTGGAGCATGGATTGTTCAACAATTCTAAGAGttaagtgtatatatattagCTCTGCAATATTGGCAGCCAAGAGTCTGTTTTTTCACAAGGTGAGAAGCTGTGCCTTGTTTTTGCTACTTTTATTGACTGAACTTTGTGCCTTATAAACTTCTTATGTTGTTTCttgtagttatttttaaatgggATAAAGGAGTCAGAGCAGCGAGACGTAACTGTACAGATACATGCCTCTGGTAAATACAGTAGCCTGTTGATGgctatttgttttctaaaaaaaataaaatttatatagtttttccaGTGTTAGTTCTGCACCTCTACACATTTATGGGCCATCATTGTTGTCATTATTTCTTTATTCCAATGTTAAGTAAATGAAGTTGACTTGAcgctgttttcttcttcccctattTGCTCTGCTGGAACAGAAGAAGAGGCCTTATTGGACCTCCTCAATTTTATGTACAGTAATACCTTATCGGCAACCCGAGCTACTGCTTTGCTGGATGTGCTCTTGGCTGCTGACAAATTCAAGGTTGCATCATGTATGAGATATTGCAGCAGGTTATTGCGCAGCATTCCAATGACCTGTGAATCTGCTTTGCTCTACTTGGACCTTCCTTCAAGTATTTTAATGGCAGAAGCAGTTCAGCCCCTGACAGATGCAGCAAAGCAGTTTCTTGctgtaaaatacaaagaaatatcaaagtaaGCCTCTTTTATTTGCCGCTCATTTTTCATTGTAATTGATGGCATGCCTgttattatttgaaattatccTTGTAATTTAATGCCGATGTTCTGTGATAAAAAATCGATTTTGGCATTGCCTAAAAATTTTGCTTAACAAGAAACATTTGAGCTTATTATTTTTAGCTGCTTGCAGCACTAATTTCTCATGGAATATGTGGAAAATACATTTAAGCTTCTTTGTCATTTATGTCCTGAATTATTGAGACATCCTGTTGAGCTTCATTTCTGGTTAGGTTTCAGGAAGAGGTGCTTAAATTGCCTTTGGCTGGTATTGAGGCAGTGCTATCCAGTGATGATCTCCAGGCAGCTTCAGAGGATACTCTTTACGACTTAGTGCTTAAGTGGGCTCGTACTCATTATCCAAAATTGGAGGAGCGAAAAGAAGTTCTTGCCAAACGACTAGTTCTATTAATCCGTTTCCCTTACATGACCTGTCGAAAACTGAAGAAGGTTTTAAATTGCAATGAGTTTCACCCAGAACTTGCATCCAAGGTTGTGCTTGAGGCCTTGTTTTTCAAGGCTGAAACATCACATAGGCAGCGTGCTATTGCAGCAGATGAGCCAAATGCTGTCAATCGTCGCTTTGTGGAGCGGGCATACAAGTATCGACCAGTCAAGGTGGTTGAGCTTGAACTTCCTCATCAGCAGTGTGTGGTCTACCTGGACTTGAAGCGGGAGGAGTGTGCACAACTATTTCCAACTGGCCGGGTGTACTCACAAGCATTTCACCTGGGTGGACAGGGATTTTTCTTGTCTGCTCACTGCAACATGGACCAACAGGGCACGTACCACTGCTTTGGACTTTTTCTGGGAATGCAAGAAAAAGGTTCAGTGAGCTTTGCTGTCGACTATGAGTTTGCAGCCAGGTCAAAGCAAACTGAGGAGTATGTGAGCAAGTACAAAGGAAACTACACTTTCACAGGTGGGAAGGCAGTTGGGTATCGAAACCTGTTTGGTGTACACTGGCAAGCATTCATAGAAGATGAcagcaataattttattaatggcATCCTCCATCTCAGGGCTGAGCTTACCATAAGGCAATAAGTTTTTATCTCCAAGACATGGCTTTTTGGAGGCTCaggttgattttgggttttccAGGCTGCTGTTATTTGATATATTCATTCCAGACATGCCACGTTGTGATGGTGAAAGTAATGTATTTTGACCTCGCTAGATGAATTGTAGTTACTGATCgagcaattatttatttatttttttcatgctcATTTCCTTTCCGCTGAGGGGAGGAAaaacaggggggggggggggggggatgttAGAGCTTAGATCATATTGACTTGGATACTTTTGTTGGTGACCCAGATGCATTTGAGCTCATGATTTTAGCAGgaaattttcaaatattcagGGTGAGGAAGGAGTCgtatatattttgttgtttttcattcGAGTGGAAACGAACATAGCAATCAAGCTAATCTTCTGTGATGATCATGAAGATCTTTTGTGAGTGTATATATGATATGTCTATGTAGTTACATATAGGACTTGCTTTAGCTACTTTGGCATTTGGCACCCATCTAGAATTTCTATGTCAATGCCGTGTAAAAGAAGAACAAAGACGCTGCTTTGCCGTCAGCCATCATTAAACAGAACCCAGAAATTCAAAGGTACCCGGCTATAATAAGCTTGACCCCTCCAGttcatgtaaaaagaaaaaagtcctGCTTTTTCTCACTTATGGAGCATGACACGTTTAAATTGGGACAACTAGGTCGCTATAATTGCTTTATTAATCAATTACAGGGCGGGCTTTTGCATCAAATTCCACATGCGAAGTTGCTTCCACAGTGGGGAGAGCAATCAGGGCATGCTTTTATAGCTAATACAAATCCGCGTGttactctcttttattttttttatccaccaGAAAATGATTAGTCTAACAAAAAAAGCAATTTCTTAAAGCAACGAGGTATGATCGATGCAGCTTTTGCATATCAAGATTAAAGCCTTCTTTTGCTGGAGTTTCTGACGATTCATCCGCACCTCAATTCacgtatttataaaaatatcaatgccAAACGCCGTCTTACCCTCTCGAATCTCTGCTTCGATTTTAACATTTGACTGATAAAACACAGGAACAAACCTACTTCTCTCTCGTGTCAAGCCTCCAAGGGTGACACCACATGAGCTAAATTGTAGAAAACATACTCACCTCAACATATTGGATTGCAGTGGCCTGAAGTCAAACTAAATTGACTTTTTAGACCTTCCTACAGGGTCCCGCTATAAGCGTGCTTTGAAAAGGCATCATGATTCAAGAAAACACTAATTAAGTTTCCAAGAGTTTATGTGGCAATTATTATAGAGTATAGACCCTTCTTCATGCCTCTGATCTCTGGTGTTAATCTGACCCTTTTtctgattatattaaaaaacattgctGTTTACAACCAAGATCCAACATGAGCTTGAACATCATCTGGTTAGTTCTCAGCTTGTGTTTTTCACCATTTGTGCACAGCTCAGACAACTTTACTACTGATACTTTGGATACATTTCTTCAGGATTCTGCTTTTAAATCCTTGGTTCGCCAGTGGCCTCACACTGGTGCTTTATACAAGGGTCTGATTCCTGTGAATCTATCAGGTATGGAAGTCTCAATAGTACGAATCAGAAGCCGGACACTATGGAAGATTGGTGCTAATTTTAGCAACTTTCAGATTCCACCCAGAACCATGACATCGCCACATGTGAAGAGGCTGGCTATAGTCTATCAAGACTTGGGCAACTGGTCTTCTTACTACTACAGTGCTCCAGGTTACTCAATGATCACTCCTGTTGTTGGTTTCATGGTTTTCAATGCATCAAACGCAAGGACCGAAAGCACTGAGAAGATTAGCCTTGATACAAGGGGAAAGGCTATAGTAATTCGTTTCGCCAACTCAACGATTCCTGAGAGCATGATAGTCTTTGGAGCAAAATGTGTAACATTTAGTGCTAGTGGGAAATTTCACCTTAGTGAAATCAACCAGCTTAATGAATGTCATTCTCAAGATCAAGGCCACTTCTCCATTGTGGTTCCACTACAGAGGAAAGGAAGAGATAAGAGGAAGCGTAGTCTGTGGTATTTATGGGTGATAGAGTTTGTGCTTGGATTCAGTGTAGTGGCTTTTCTAGGATACTTTGGGATAGTGTCTCTGAAACTCTTGAAAACGAAGACGATTCAAGCAATGGAAAGACAAGCTGATGAAGATTTGGTTCTTGATACTATTTGGGTTGGCACTAGTAAAATGCCTTCTGCAACAGTAACAAGAACTCAGCCAAACCTTGACAATGGAGGTTTTTTAGAGTCCTAGAGTATAGACCTTTTCCTTTGATCCTTGCTTAAATCCTCTTCTTTGTTCAACTCTTCTCTTTTCCCTAGTATTTCTTTTTTCGGAAAGCCTGAggtataaaatgtttttttattttttaagatttatgaaTCTGTTGAACGATGAATATTCATATTCGGCAAAGAAAAATGGACAGTGTTTTGAGCACGTGAATTAGAGGTTACTATATATTCAAGTTAATGTGCCATCACGAACACACTGCAATTAATACTTGCACTCGGATTTGAAAGCTGTTGTTGAACAAGAAGATCCTTTATTCGAAACAAACTACTTCATTGTACGTAGCGGATTGCAAGCAGTACATAACATACTAACAACAAACTGACAGCTAGCCACCGAAGGCAGAAATGTTGTCCATGATATTGGACAGGACATCCTTAGCGTCCCTCACCAACTTTATACTAAGCCTACCGCGTTTAGCTGCTACAGAAGGAGCCTCCTCTAACACCTTTTCAATCTTTCCACCATTAGGATCTGACGAAGTCGGAGATAACTTCAAAGGATTATGAGCCTTTCCATAGCTGTTTGATGGGCTTAGGAGATCGGGTCGTTGAAAGTGGCTGCTAAACTTGAGCCTCACGAACACCTGCAAAACAAGCTTTCTATTATGAGGTTGTACTGTTCAGGAAAGCAGCTTTGGCAAAAGTGTTTTACACCATTTTGTGTAATGTATTAAATGGAGAATTGCCTGAAACACAAAAAGGAAGTAGGGCCTAACCTGAATAGCTCATGCAAGCCCTAGCCCGAACCCATCATTCAATagttgggtttgggtttgagCCCTCTAACGTGGAATTGGGTCTGGCCTTTTAAGCCCACACCATCAGGACCCATCACTTCATAAACAAtcttccttttcaattcttCGTTGACTAGATTTCAAACGCTAAGCTGCAAACGAAAAGCCGCGCAATCAACTAGCCTCCTCAATACAATCTTCCAGTTAGCAGTCATCAAATGCCTGAGATACTCTCAGATTATTGACCTCAACCCCTCCAAAACCTTCAATCTGTATTTTTGAAGATTCATTTTTCGGAACATCATAAATGAATGCCTTCTGTTTGGCCGCCAGCTTGTTCCACTCGTCCAGGTATTCAGGATTGCAAGTGTAATCTGTCAGCTTCTCCATTTGAACAATCTTTAAAACCAAGTCAGTGGACTGCTCTCTCATTTTCACCATTAGAATCTGACTTCCCCATTTAGTGGTTATCAGAAGCTGGTGATAGTTCAGTGTGGTGTACCAAAATAGACAGAACCACGGCAGGACGGGGAAGTAAATTTAGAAGTTCGATCGCTTTGGCTTCATCCGAAGCATGAATTTCGTCCATCCGGATGTTTCTAGCATGGTTATTTCCTGGGAAGTTGAGGAGTTTACTGGAGTATTGGTTGAACATTTCAATCAGGATACTCACCATATTCACCTATCACCAGGGTTTTCCTCAGCTACTCTTTGATCCATAACTTCCATGAAAGCAGTCACGGATTCAGTACTTGACGTCATAGCCTTGGATATCCTCTTCAAACCAGGCACATTTCCATTCAACTTCTCGCAAATTTTCTAACAATCTCCAGCCAGCATCTAGCCATTATAGTAGCTTGAATCTGCATCAATTTTTGAGCCAAAACAGGAATACCAGCAATGGACTTGTCGATCATGGAAAGAAGTGGATGAATTGcaaacattttttcttcttccatccGCGTCATCCTCACAAGACTCATCACCAATATGATTTCTCACAGAGACATAACCAAGGCCTATGTTCACATCATCTGGAGTAACCTTCTCAAGCAACCCTTCAGGTGCTTTATGTGCCTTTGTAACCACAGCTATAGTCCACTGCCCGGTCTTGTCCACTTGCCGTGACACCCTAATGGATTCAAATGTGGTGAAAGCAACACTCGCGTACAAAATATTAAGGATGATACTCTCTTCAGGTCGTATCCGCTAGATGTTGTCAGGCTGCCGTGAACAGGCACTCCAGTGATTCCAGAAAGATCAGCCATTGTTAGATCAGGAAAACCATTTTTCATTACCACCAAAGTTAATGGAGCATTCGAAATGCCCTTACCACTGCCTGAAATCTCCTCAGTTGCAATATTTATGGCATCTGCAATGTGGACTTCATCTGTCTGACATGTTTTGCTATTAAACTCCAAGAACATCTCTGGTATGAGAGATGGGTGATGTTGCAGCCTCATAATGAGGGGCAATCTAGTGCATATTCCCTGGCCTCGAGGAAGGCTAATACCAGCAAGTGATTCAAGAACACTAGATTTTCCGGAAGATTGATCACCGACAACGACAATGGTGGGGAGTAGTATCGCTTCTTTCATCACTATGAGGTGCGCAACTTGTCAACTCCATCAGGATTGGTCGAATACAATAActcaaaacactaaaaattaaaatttaatgtaacGATGTTTAATTTACCATATTagcattaaaaacataaaaaatattcaagaaaagtCTATgcaattttaaaactataaacatgcaaaataaaaactaatggcAAATATCTTTTCAactcaaatataataataaaattatagtatgcatactaaacatatatttaaatttgtaattgatGTTAATTCAAAGTTCCAGTATGTatcctaataataaaaatatctatgtttaaattaaaataaaaaataatatttatttattgaaacacTTTAAAGTTAGAAAATCTTTATTATTGTATTCAATGATGAATCCCctgttcttaaattttttttgctctttaCTTGTATAATTAGGATGTTTATAATATATTGCATAAGAtttcaataacatcattttaGTTTAGATTCACTTCTAAATAAGGTATTAATTTGAACCAaagtaaaataattcaattatctCTCAACAAAGTTAACCTAAGCTTTAGATTTGAGAGGAAACACAAAgcatatataaaaagagaaggaataCACTAAAATGAGATGAGAAAGAGTGtataaaaatttgaagaaaaaaaacttgtagaAAACTCTTGCTTCATCCCCCTTTTATAGTAACTTTTGGAAGCAAAACggttaaagaattaattctcGTAAtaatcagaattaattctaaacaaggtttttgaattaaaataaaagaactcaATTATCTCTCAACAAAGTGAAACTAACCTTTAGATttgaaagaaaacacaaaatataaaaagagaatgaaTACACTAAAATAAGGTAAGAATGagtgaataaaaatttataaaaaactctTGCTTCACCCTCTTTTTATATAGTGACTTTTGGAAGCTAAATTGTTAAAAAGTTAATTCTtgtaataatcaaaattaattcttattattaacaatatttaattagCCACCATAACTCAAGAATTAAATCTGAATATAGTGGTcgtaaatctaaattttttacctaaaaaaactATTCAGATTATGGAAGAGACTATTAACATTTATGATCTAGAGTGAACAAAACAATAGGTTAGAAGAAATAATTCATCATGGACAAGGTCTAAGTTCAAATTTCAGttggcaaaaaataattatgtcctaaaatattattttacaataaacccAAACTTGAAGCCCGAGTACAAGTcgatgtgtgt
It encodes the following:
- the LOC7458219 gene encoding BTB/POZ domain-containing protein POB1, producing the protein MRLPGADLFGPRIGMDSDFSPVEYRSDYDFGFAFNDSNFSDRVLKIEIVADLPDAKSVGDGCSSITEWARNRKRRREDIMKDKAVEVVGQNKDEQVLNFNIPDTENNVAYENQDVEAVVMTEGSPTDAQLDFNQRGDAAGPSSDSSWSMDCSTILRVKCIYISSAILAAKSLFFHKLFLNGIKESEQRDVTVQIHASEEEALLDLLNFMYSNTLSATRATALLDVLLAADKFKVASCMRYCSRLLRSIPMTCESALLYLDLPSSILMAEAVQPLTDAAKQFLAVKYKEISKFQEEVLKLPLAGIEAVLSSDDLQAASEDTLYDLVLKWARTHYPKLEERKEVLAKRLVLLIRFPYMTCRKLKKVLNCNEFHPELASKVVLEALFFKAETSHRQRAIAADEPNAVNRRFVERAYKYRPVKVVELELPHQQCVVYLDLKREECAQLFPTGRVYSQAFHLGGQGFFLSAHCNMDQQGTYHCFGLFLGMQEKGSVSFAVDYEFAARSKQTEEYVSKYKGNYTFTGGKAVGYRNLFGVHWQAFIEDDSNNFINGILHLRAELTIRQ
- the LOC7497818 gene encoding uncharacterized protein LOC7497818 isoform X2 — its product is MEVSIVRIRSRTLWKIGANFSNFQIPPRTMTSPHVKRLAIVYQDLGNWSSYYYSAPGYSMITPVVGFMVFNASNARTESTEKISLDTRGKAIVIRFANSTIPESMIVFGAKCVTFSASGKFHLSEINQLNECHSQDQGHFSIVVPLQRKGRDKRKRSLWYLWVIEFVLGFSVVAFLGYFGIVSLKLLKTKTIQAMERQADEDLVLDTIWVGTSKMPSATVTRTQPNLDNGGFLES
- the LOC7497818 gene encoding uncharacterized protein LOC7497818 isoform X1; the protein is MSLNIIWLVLSLCFSPFVHSSDNFTTDTLDTFLQDSAFKSLVRQWPHTGALYKGLIPVNLSGMEVSIVRIRSRTLWKIGANFSNFQIPPRTMTSPHVKRLAIVYQDLGNWSSYYYSAPGYSMITPVVGFMVFNASNARTESTEKISLDTRGKAIVIRFANSTIPESMIVFGAKCVTFSASGKFHLSEINQLNECHSQDQGHFSIVVPLQRKGRDKRKRSLWYLWVIEFVLGFSVVAFLGYFGIVSLKLLKTKTIQAMERQADEDLVLDTIWVGTSKMPSATVTRTQPNLDNGGFLES